In Salvelinus sp. IW2-2015 linkage group LG23, ASM291031v2, whole genome shotgun sequence, a genomic segment contains:
- the LOC111950037 gene encoding eukaryotic translation initiation factor 4E-binding protein 3-like codes for MSSNGTTSIGLNCPIPSRFEQSKDWSQLPDSYSQTPGGTLFSTTPGGTRIIYDRKFLLECRNSPXTRTPPCCLPHIPGVTAPALHPLGKLKEMDENKDIPADDAQFVIDI; via the exons ATGTCTTCTAACGGTACCACCAGTATAGGCCTAAACTGCCCTATTCCCAGTCGCTTTGAGCAGTCAAAAGACTGGTCTCAGCTGCCCGACTCCTACAGTCAGACGCCTGGAGGCACCCTGTTCTCCACGACACCTGGAG GAACCAGGATAATCTATGACAGAAAGTTCCTGCTGGAATGTCGGAATTCACCGATSACACGTACCCCTCCGTGCTGTCTCCCCCATATCCCAGGGGTCACGGCGCCGGCCCTGCACCCTCTGGGCAAGTTGAAGGAAATGGACGAGAACAAAGACATCCCAG CTGACGATGCCCAGTTTGTGATTGACATCTGA